The following coding sequences lie in one Deinococcus sp. JMULE3 genomic window:
- a CDS encoding BTAD domain-containing putative transcriptional regulator, with translation MLEALVQGAFEEGCRRHAALTSPTAADDLWAAQCLVQLGRRAEGLAILLRLQAAGLGDAAPLAAVVYRFEGDLEAARDVLAEMDAWQLTGFGEALAWRERGMLALTAARVDEALVWTRRAWRLAVTDPTAQLFLPGFAAALAMVLATLGQDHAAAEYAAQALPVASSAQRAPLLWILSACYARAGRFSEAREVLEDLNAVALGPQSAPLRAYHWGVLHGVQGDHAGAAAAFGEAAALARENGQVETEGFAALQLAALDSTAGRTDQGRVQVARARSRARGVRAAALCDLQAAALGVRGGECGSVKTLQRAVDRVGALGLRRDEGEGQVMLADAYLRVDNLEAAEGALRRAAECRAALGRNVTVAAHIADRPRVREVIGARVARGTLGFLEELWADLQCIEQARPAPLVLITLGGYGLQLGEVPVRVNVGLRRALEVLAYLLLRGEATLEDLQTHVFDGRSPQAARDYLHVTRHALTRAVPGLHLPFDRGRAVYRADLQGRALRWDLTVVQEAARDGTPHGVNRALSAYTGAFLPHSSSAWAAEVRADLEWQLLTTGERVARDLLRRQAEPEAATLLRRLLQLWPSEVALHELLISAVRVSQGRAPAALEVRRSQDVLARELGVQVALSDET, from the coding sequence GTGCTCGAAGCGCTTGTGCAGGGCGCGTTTGAGGAAGGCTGTCGGCGGCACGCAGCCCTGACCTCCCCGACCGCGGCCGATGACCTCTGGGCCGCGCAGTGCCTGGTGCAGCTGGGCCGCCGGGCGGAGGGGCTCGCGATCCTGCTGCGACTGCAGGCCGCCGGGTTGGGGGACGCCGCGCCCCTGGCCGCGGTGGTGTACCGGTTCGAAGGGGACCTCGAAGCGGCGCGCGACGTGCTCGCGGAAATGGACGCCTGGCAACTGACGGGATTCGGTGAGGCGCTCGCGTGGCGGGAGCGGGGCATGCTGGCTCTGACGGCCGCGCGGGTGGACGAGGCGCTCGTGTGGACGCGGCGGGCCTGGCGCCTGGCCGTCACAGACCCGACAGCGCAGTTGTTCCTGCCGGGATTTGCGGCGGCGCTGGCCATGGTGCTCGCCACGCTGGGGCAGGATCATGCGGCGGCAGAATATGCCGCGCAGGCTCTTCCGGTGGCGTCCAGCGCGCAGCGTGCGCCGCTGCTGTGGATCCTGTCCGCGTGTTACGCCCGTGCCGGCCGGTTCTCTGAGGCGCGGGAGGTGCTGGAGGACCTGAACGCAGTGGCCCTGGGGCCGCAGTCGGCGCCCCTGCGCGCGTACCACTGGGGTGTCCTGCACGGGGTGCAGGGAGACCACGCTGGCGCGGCCGCGGCGTTCGGGGAGGCGGCGGCACTGGCCCGGGAGAACGGGCAGGTGGAAACCGAGGGCTTCGCCGCCCTGCAGCTGGCCGCGCTGGACAGTACGGCCGGACGGACCGATCAGGGGCGGGTGCAGGTCGCGCGGGCGCGCAGCCGTGCCAGAGGGGTCCGCGCCGCGGCACTCTGCGACCTACAGGCCGCCGCGCTCGGCGTCAGGGGTGGGGAGTGCGGAAGCGTGAAGACGCTCCAGCGGGCCGTGGACCGGGTCGGGGCGTTGGGCCTGCGGCGCGACGAGGGGGAAGGGCAGGTGATGCTCGCGGACGCTTACCTGCGCGTGGACAATCTGGAGGCGGCGGAAGGGGCGCTGCGCCGGGCTGCGGAATGCCGGGCGGCGCTGGGCCGGAACGTCACGGTGGCCGCGCACATCGCGGACCGCCCGCGGGTGCGGGAGGTGATCGGCGCGCGGGTGGCCCGCGGCACCCTGGGGTTCCTGGAGGAGTTGTGGGCGGACCTGCAGTGCATTGAGCAGGCGCGGCCGGCGCCACTGGTGCTGATCACCCTCGGCGGGTATGGCCTGCAGCTGGGTGAGGTGCCTGTCCGGGTGAACGTGGGCCTGCGCCGCGCGCTGGAAGTCCTGGCGTACCTGCTGCTGCGGGGCGAGGCGACTCTCGAGGACCTGCAGACGCACGTGTTCGACGGCCGTTCACCGCAGGCGGCGCGGGATTACCTGCATGTGACCCGGCACGCTCTCACGCGCGCCGTACCAGGGCTCCACCTGCCGTTTGACCGGGGGCGGGCAGTTTACCGGGCTGACCTGCAGGGGCGCGCGCTGCGGTGGGATCTGACGGTGGTGCAGGAGGCGGCGCGGGACGGCACACCTCACGGCGTGAACCGGGCGCTGAGTGCGTACACGGGAGCGTTTCTGCCTCACTCGTCGTCAGCGTGGGCGGCAGAGGTCCGCGCAGACCTGGAGTGGCAACTCCTCACCACGGGGGAGCGGGTCGCGCGGGACTTGCTGCGCCGGCAGGCGGAGCCTGAGGCGGCAACGCTGCTCAGGCGGCTCCTTCAGCTGTGGCCCTCCGAAGTCGCGTTGCACGAGTTGCTCATCAGCGCCGTCCGGGTCTCGCAGGGCCGGGCACCCGCTGCACTGGAAGTCAGGAGGAGCCAGGACGTCCTGGCACGGGAACTCGGCGTTCAGGTGGCCCTGTCTGACGAGACGTAG
- a CDS encoding heme peroxidase family protein produces MFRDLTPWIPPGQTDVERRANIQAIANLMISDASQVGATNPSIPAAYTYLGQFVDHDITFDPLSELQRQNDVNQLHNFRTPRFDLDSLYGLGPESTPFLYDRTAPFGQFLIGRGKATERDNLPDAQGGDSADTDEHDLPRNAQALALIGDPRNDENIIVSQLHLTFLRLHNRFLDIAQTENWPTPRATFERAQTLLRWHYQWVVLHDFLPRIIGQSTHEQILPRGGAPTLTFFKWESEAFIPVEFSVAAYRFGHSMVRERYDLNKTVENVRIFVPPRDQPAPLDDLRGGRFLPRLWTIDWPHFFTQASLQIDTRLTSALAAIPAGPGGQNSLAFLNLLRGWRLELPSGQAVARAMSVTPLTQAELGLDPAVAGPEAPLWYYVLKEAEVQHGGQHLGAVGGRIVGEVLVGLALDDPHSFLHVDPTWTPEHAGAPGGGGRIVPGAAGSLTLLELLQFAGQPPVTAAISPALDA; encoded by the coding sequence ATGTTCCGCGACCTGACGCCCTGGATACCGCCTGGGCAGACTGACGTGGAGCGCCGGGCCAACATCCAGGCGATTGCCAACCTGATGATCTCCGATGCCAGCCAGGTGGGCGCTACAAATCCCAGCATTCCGGCTGCCTACACGTACCTCGGTCAGTTCGTCGATCACGACATCACCTTCGATCCGCTCTCGGAGTTGCAGCGGCAGAACGACGTCAACCAACTGCACAACTTCCGCACGCCCCGCTTCGATCTGGACTCCCTGTACGGGCTCGGACCGGAGTCCACGCCGTTCCTGTACGACCGTACCGCACCGTTCGGGCAGTTCCTGATCGGACGGGGAAAAGCCACCGAGCGTGACAACCTACCAGACGCGCAGGGCGGCGACAGTGCGGACACAGATGAACACGACCTGCCTCGCAACGCCCAGGCGCTCGCCCTGATCGGCGATCCCCGCAACGACGAGAACATCATCGTCTCCCAGCTGCACCTGACGTTCCTGCGCCTGCACAACCGCTTCCTCGACATTGCGCAGACCGAGAACTGGCCAACCCCCCGCGCCACCTTCGAGCGCGCCCAGACCCTGCTGCGCTGGCATTACCAGTGGGTGGTTCTGCACGACTTCCTGCCGCGCATCATCGGCCAGTCCACCCATGAGCAGATCCTCCCGCGGGGCGGCGCCCCCACCCTGACCTTCTTCAAATGGGAGAGTGAGGCGTTCATTCCAGTGGAGTTCTCGGTGGCCGCCTACCGCTTCGGCCACAGCATGGTCCGTGAACGGTACGACCTGAATAAGACCGTAGAGAATGTCCGTATTTTCGTGCCTCCACGCGATCAGCCCGCCCCACTGGACGATCTCCGGGGGGGGCGGTTCCTGCCGCGCCTGTGGACGATCGACTGGCCTCACTTCTTCACGCAGGCGAGCCTTCAGATCGACACCCGGCTGACCTCGGCCCTCGCTGCCATCCCGGCCGGTCCTGGTGGGCAGAACTCCCTGGCGTTCCTGAACCTGCTGCGCGGCTGGCGCCTTGAACTGCCGTCTGGGCAGGCGGTCGCCCGCGCCATGAGTGTCACGCCACTCACGCAGGCGGAACTGGGTCTCGATCCCGCCGTCGCTGGACCCGAGGCGCCACTGTGGTACTACGTCCTAAAAGAGGCCGAAGTGCAGCATGGCGGGCAGCACCTGGGGGCGGTCGGCGGCCGCATTGTTGGTGAGGTCCTCGTCGGTCTGGCCCTCGACGATCCCCATTCCTTCCTGCATGTTGACCCGACCTGGACACCCGAGCATGCTGGCGCACCCGGTGGTGGGGGACGAATCGTACCCGGTGCCGCCGGCAGCCTCACCCTGCTCGAACTTCTGCAGTTCGCCGGCCAGCCCCCCGTCACTGCCGCGATCTCCCCTGCCCTGGACGCCTGA
- a CDS encoding radical SAM protein, with amino-acid sequence MTAARPDPSGFLPVRTVHLHLTRRCNLSCRHCYSESGPATAGTLDLARLIGALPHIRAAGYDCLSLSGGEPLLYRSLPEFIQAAREADLRVTLITNGTLPWARVQSVRAQVDGMAVSFDGLQATHDATRGRTGTYWQALDTVRRLADAGLPAAAAVSLLPGTLPELPDLVGELQEAGVAGVQVRPVAPAGRARHLPDGTGWPADRARLFWTTLALAQEHAPLPITSDLAPAQLLLAQRDAFDALARWEDGTPLSAAVNPLVVTAEGILKPFTYDFHTQFDLGSLETIARPHLAVLTRLSVLIDDLFSQLQSRFDVLDWYAECAAASQDAARRRLGTQAGHGAVTHPGAP; translated from the coding sequence GTGACCGCCGCCCGGCCAGACCCGTCCGGTTTCCTGCCCGTCCGGACCGTCCACCTGCACCTCACGCGGCGCTGCAACCTCAGCTGCCGACACTGCTACTCCGAGTCGGGCCCGGCCACTGCGGGAACGCTCGACCTCGCCCGTCTGATCGGCGCGCTCCCACACATCCGGGCCGCCGGGTACGACTGTCTGAGTCTCTCCGGGGGAGAGCCGCTCCTGTACCGGTCACTCCCGGAGTTCATTCAGGCGGCGCGGGAGGCGGACCTGCGGGTGACCCTCATCACCAACGGGACGTTGCCGTGGGCGCGGGTTCAGAGCGTGCGCGCGCAGGTCGACGGCATGGCCGTCAGTTTCGACGGCCTGCAGGCCACGCACGACGCCACCCGCGGCCGGACCGGCACGTACTGGCAGGCCCTCGATACGGTCCGGCGCCTCGCGGACGCTGGCCTGCCGGCCGCGGCCGCGGTGTCCCTGCTGCCCGGCACATTGCCGGAGCTGCCAGACCTCGTCGGTGAACTTCAGGAGGCGGGTGTCGCTGGCGTGCAGGTCCGGCCGGTTGCGCCCGCAGGGCGCGCCCGGCACCTGCCGGACGGGACCGGCTGGCCCGCTGACCGGGCCCGGCTGTTCTGGACCACGCTCGCCCTCGCGCAGGAGCACGCGCCGCTCCCCATCACCAGCGACCTCGCTCCAGCGCAACTGCTCCTCGCGCAGCGGGACGCCTTCGACGCGCTTGCCCGGTGGGAGGACGGCACGCCGCTCTCCGCGGCCGTGAATCCACTCGTCGTGACCGCGGAGGGCATCCTGAAACCGTTCACGTACGACTTCCACACGCAGTTCGATCTAGGCTCCCTGGAGACGATAGCCAGGCCTCACCTTGCGGTTCTGACCCGGCTCTCCGTTCTGATCGACGACCTGTTCAGCCAGCTGCAATCGCGTTTCGATGTCCTCGACTGGTATGCGGAATGCGCCGCCGCCTCGCAGGACGCAGCCAGGCGACGCTTGGGAACGCAGGCCGGTCACGGCGCGGTCACGCATCCAGGCGCACCCTGA